Proteins encoded together in one Prunus dulcis chromosome 3, ALMONDv2, whole genome shotgun sequence window:
- the LOC117622791 gene encoding shikimate O-hydroxycinnamoyltransferase-like → MERGEFKVTMSKQEVVAAALPLQEHWLPLSNLDLLLPPVDVGVFFCYKNEQSMSFWSMVGVLRKAMAQALVTFYAFSGEVVQNSVGEPAILCNNRGVDFFEAFADVELKGLNLYDPDESIEGKLVPKKKHGVLAVQATELKCGGMVVACSFDHRIADAYSTNMFLVSWAEMAQSKSLSLLPTFRRSLLNPRRPGHIDPSLNDMYVPITALPPPKNDTDVDQDHLISRIYYVTAEQLDNLQALASSNGFKRTKLESFCAFLWKMVAKSDTKIGCAQKLCKMGIVVDGRTRLSERGNYRSHQASHMATYFGNVLSIPFGGEKVEDLVEKSLNWVADEVHDFLKCAVTKEHFLGLIDWVEVHKPVPALAKIYCSGSEEGPAFVVSSGQRFPVSEVDFGWGLPVFGSYHFPWGGNAGYVMPMPSPARKGDWIVYMHIFKGQLELIEKEAAHVFRRLTFDYLSQI, encoded by the exons ATGGAGAGAGGAGAGTTCAAGGTGACCATGAGCAAGCAGGAAGTGGTGGCTGCTGCCTTGCCATTGCAAGAGCATTGGCTGCCACTCTCCAACCTTGACTTGCTTCTGCCTCCTGTGGACGTGGGGGTGTTTTTCTGCTACAAAAATGAGCAGAGCATGAGCTTCTGGTCTATGGTTGGGGTTCTGAGAAAGGCCATGGCCCAAGCTTTGGTCACTTTCTATGCCTTCTCTGGTGAGGTGGTGCAAAACTCTGTTGGGGAGCCTGCGATCTTGTGCAACAACCGTGGTGTCGATTTTTTCGAAGCCTTTGCAGATGTTGAGCTTAAGGGCCTTAACCTTTATGACCCTGATGAGAGCATAGAGGGCAAATTGGTTCCCAAGAAGAAGCATGGGGTGTTGGCTGTCCAG GCAACTGAGCTCAAGTGTGGAGGAATGGTGGTGGCATGCTCGTTTGATCATCGCATAGCAGATGCCTACTCGACCAACATGTTTCTGGTCTCATGGGCTGAGATGGCTCAGTCGAAATCACTCTCTCTGCTACCAACTTTTCGTCGTTCTTTGCTCAACCCTCGTCGTCCTGGTCACATTGATCCCTCCCTAAACGACATGTACGTGCCCATCACAGCTCTGCCACCTCCCAAAAACGACACTGATGTTGACCAAGACCATCTCATCAGTCGCATATACTACGTCACAGCAGAGCAACTTGATAATCTGCAAGCCCTTGCAAGCTCCAATGGGTTCAAAAGGACCAAGCTCGAGTCGTTTTGTGCATTCTTGTGGAAGATGGTGGCTAAATCTGACACTAAAATTGGTTGTGCCCAAAAATTATGCAAAATGGGCATTGTTGTTGATGGACGTACAAGATTAAGCGAGCGAGGAAATTACCGAAGTCACCAAGCCTCACATATGGCTACATACTTTGGAAATGTGCTATCCATTCCATTTGGTGGGGAAAAAGTGGAAGACCTAGTTGAAAAGTCGTTGAATTGGGTAGCTGATGAAGTCCATGATTTTTTGAAATGTGCTGTAACAAAGGAgcattttttggggttaatAGATTGGGTTGAGGTTCATAAACCGGTGCCAGCCTTGGCCAAGATATACTGCAGTGGGAGTGAAGAGGGGCCCGCTTTTGTCGTGTCATCGGGGCAAAGATTTCCTGTTTCGGAGGTGGATTTCGGGTGGGGACTGCCGGTTTTTGGGTCGTACCATTTCCCGTGGGGCGGCAATGCCGGGTATGTGATGCCAATGCCCAGTCCGGCTAGGAAAGGTGACTGGATTGTGTACATGCACATCTTCAAAGGGCAGTTGGAGTTGATAGAGAAGGAGGCTGCTCACGTGTTTAGACGCTTGACTTTTGATTATCTTAgtcaaatttga
- the LOC117623002 gene encoding uncharacterized protein LOC117623002 isoform X1, whose amino-acid sequence MLIYGPKTPTLVHKIPQPFGGQVNISTNKINIANDINLRFRRSTCHLTRATTSTNSTSTSTSRSRSILLATAGLLAAAAVIASASAAMESPENSETLSNIPQTLSGECALPTDCKKARIQRPKSRKAESCTIKCVTTCIRGGDGSPGEGPFNVRRPLVVFKQGFRSRQYCLVECSDICNLIKDGDDGP is encoded by the exons ATGCTAATTTATGGCCCAAAAACTCCAACCCTTGTCCATAAAATCCCACAGCCCTTCGGAGGACAAGTCAACATTAGCACCAACAAGATTAATATAGCAAATGACATCAACCTCAGATTCAGAAGAAGCACTTGTCATCTCACCAGAGCCACCACCAGCACCAACAGCACCAGCACCAGCaccagcagaagcagaagcatTCTCTTAGCAACTGCAGGCTTGCTTGCAGCTGCTGCAGTGATAGCTTCAGCTTCAGCAGCAATGGAGTCTCCTGAGAATTCTGAGACTCTCTCCAACATACCCCAGACTCTATCTGGTGAGTGTGCTTTGCCCACAGATTGCAAGAAGGCAAGAATTCAAAGACCAAAATCAAGAAAGGCAGAGTCTTGCACTATCAAGTGTGTCACCACTTGCATCAGAGGAGGTGATGGCTCACCTGGTGAAGGCCCCTTCAATGTCAgaag GCCTCTGGTTGTTTTCAAGCAAGGATTCAGAAGTCGTCAATATTG TTTGGTGGAGTGCTCAGATATTTGCAATTTGATTAAGGATGGTGACGATGGgccttga
- the LOC117623399 gene encoding protein HIGH CHLOROPHYLL FLUORESCENCE PHENOTYPE 173, chloroplastic isoform X2, protein MTVAKAVISSSLSNSSTSSNTYIMYQWGGQRCWRPISLPVPKPNSQNLTITTRNRSLLIPRASGAPSESNNGGSSSKTKTKNKIIDPPPSASSSGNDKIDTSNKIQEEQEQEQKQQRRLDLVDVNPVGLGRRSRQLFDEVWRKFSGLGQISRTSRADERDALDALLIREGPMCEFVIPGAQNTTVLVVGATSSIGRIVVRKLMLRGYTVKALVRKADQEVVDMLPRSVEIVTGDVGDPATLSDAVQGCNKIIYCATARSTISGDLYRVDNRGVYNLTKSFQDYNNKMAQLRAGKSSKSKLTITKFKSPESVDGWEVRQGTYFQDVVSSKYDGGMDAKFEFTFTGDAVFSGYVFTRGGYVDLSKKLSLPLGRTLDRYEGLVLSVGGNGRSYILILEAGPLADTSQSKLYFSRFSTKAGFCRVRVPFSSFRPVKPDDPPLDPFLVHTLTIRFEPRRQKAVESRTGVKEDPRSFKLILEYVKALPAGEESLRKSGLGYTIIRPGPLKEEPGGQRALIFDQGNRISQGISCADVADICVKALHDSTARNKSFDVCYEYIADQGKELYELVAHLPDKANNYLTPALSVLEKNT, encoded by the exons ATGACCGTCGCTAAAGCCGTTATTAGCTCGAGCTTGAGCAACAGCAGCACCAGCAGTAACACCTATATCATGTACCAATGGGGCGGCCAAAGATGTTGGAGACCCATTTCTCTCCCAGTCCCAAAACCCAACTCCCAGAATCTGACAATCACCACCAGAAACCGCTCCTTACTAATTCCCAGGGCCTCTGGAGCTCCCTCTGAAAGCAACAATGGCGGCAGCAGCagtaaaaccaaaaccaagaaCAAAATCATTGATCCTCCTCcgtctgcttcttcttctggtAACGATAAAATTGATACCAGTAATAAGATTCAAGAAGAGCAAGAGCAGGAGCAGAAGCAACAGCGGAGATTGGACCTGGTAGACGTGAACCCAGTTGGGCTCGGTCGAAGATCGCGCCaactgtttgatgaagtgtggCGCAAGTTCTCTGGACTCGGGCAGATCTCGAGAACCAGTCGTGCCGATGAAAGAGACGCGCTTGACGCTCTTCTCATCAGGGAAGGACCCATGTGCGAGTTCGTCATTCCCGGCGCCCAAAACACCACCGTTTTGGTCGTCGGAGCCACTTCAAGCATTGGCCGCATAGTGGTCCGCAAGCTCATGCTCAGAGGCTACACTGTTAAG GCTCTGGTGAGGAAGGCTGATCAGGAAGTGGTGGATATGTTGCCGAGATCGGTGGAGATTGTGACTGGGGATGTGGGTGATCCTGCTACGCTATCCGACGCCGTACAAGGCTGTAACAAGATTATCTATTGCGCTACTGCACGCTCTACTATCAGCGGAGACCTCTACAGGGTTGATAACAGAGGGGTCTACAACCTCACCAAATCATTTCAG GactacaacaacaaaatggCACAATTACGAGCAGGGAAAAGTAGTAAGAGCAAGCTTACAATTACAAAGTTCAAGTCTCCAGAGTCAGTTGATGGATGGGAAGTTCGTCAGGGGACTTACTTCCAGGATGTGGTTTCTTCCAAGTATGATGGAGGAATGGATGCTAAGTTTGAGTTCACTTTTACCGGGGATGCTGTTTTCTCAG GATATGTTTTCACCAGGGGAGGGTATGTTGACCTGTCGAAGAAACTTTCACTTCCTTTGGGTCGTACTCTTGACAG GTATGAAGGTCTAGTTCTTTCTGTTGGTGGGAATGGAAGGTCTTATATATTAATTCTTGAAGCTGGTCCATTAGCAGATACATCTCAAAGTAAATTATACTTTTCTAGATTCAGCACAAAAGCAGGATTCTGTAGG GTCAGAGTACCATTTTCATCATTCCGCCCCGTGAAACCAGATGATCCACCATTAGACCCATTCCTAGTACATACATTAACCATACGTTTTGAGCCCAGAAGACAG AAAGCTGTTGAATCACGTACAGGAGTGAAGGAAGACCCAAGAAGCTTTAAGCTTATTCTGGAATACGTAAAAGCTTTGCCA GCTGGAGAAGAGTCATTGCGAAAATCAGGGCTTGGATACACAATCATTCGTCCTGGTCCCCTAAAG GAAGAACCAGGTGGACAACGTGCTCTCATATTTGATCAGGGAAACAGGATTTCTCAG GGGATCAGCTGTGCTGATGTAGCTGACATCTGTGTGAAGGCATTGCATGATTCAACTGCAAGGAACAAAAGTTTTGAT GTATGCTATGAATACATTGCCGATCAAGGGAAGGAACTTTATGAGCTG GTAGCACATTTGCCTGACAAAGCCAATAACTATCTGACACCGGCACTGTCGGTTCTAGAGAAGAATACCTGA
- the LOC117623002 gene encoding uncharacterized protein LOC117623002 isoform X2 produces MLIYGPKTPTLVHKIPQPFGGQVNISTNKINIANDINLRFRRSTCHLTRATTSTNSTSTSTSRSRSILLATAGLLAAAAVIASASAAMESPENSETLSNIPQTLSGECALPTDCKKARIQRPKSRKAESCTIKCVTTCIRGGDGSPGEGPFNVRRPLVVFKQGFRSRQYCMLLDHSSEKPMATDM; encoded by the exons ATGCTAATTTATGGCCCAAAAACTCCAACCCTTGTCCATAAAATCCCACAGCCCTTCGGAGGACAAGTCAACATTAGCACCAACAAGATTAATATAGCAAATGACATCAACCTCAGATTCAGAAGAAGCACTTGTCATCTCACCAGAGCCACCACCAGCACCAACAGCACCAGCACCAGCaccagcagaagcagaagcatTCTCTTAGCAACTGCAGGCTTGCTTGCAGCTGCTGCAGTGATAGCTTCAGCTTCAGCAGCAATGGAGTCTCCTGAGAATTCTGAGACTCTCTCCAACATACCCCAGACTCTATCTGGTGAGTGTGCTTTGCCCACAGATTGCAAGAAGGCAAGAATTCAAAGACCAAAATCAAGAAAGGCAGAGTCTTGCACTATCAAGTGTGTCACCACTTGCATCAGAGGAGGTGATGGCTCACCTGGTGAAGGCCCCTTCAATGTCAgaag GCCTCTGGTTGTTTTCAAGCAAGGATTCAGAAGTCGTCAATATTG CATGCTGCTTGATCATTCTTCTGAGAAGCCAATGGCCACAGATATGTAG
- the LOC117623399 gene encoding protein HIGH CHLOROPHYLL FLUORESCENCE PHENOTYPE 173, chloroplastic isoform X1 has protein sequence MTVAKAVISSSLSNSSTSSNTYIMYQWGGQRCWRPISLPVPKPNSQNLTITTRNRSLLIPRASGAPSESNNGGSSSKTKTKNKIIDPPPSASSSGNDKIDTSNKIQEEQEQEQKQQRRLDLVDVNPVGLGRRSRQLFDEVWRKFSGLGQISRTSRADERDALDALLIREGPMCEFVIPGAQNTTVLVVGATSSIGRIVVRKLMLRGYTVKALVRKADQEVVDMLPRSVEIVTGDVGDPATLSDAVQGCNKIIYCATARSTISGDLYRVDNRGVYNLTKSFQDYNNKMAQLRAGKSSKSKLTITKFKSPESVDGWEVRQGTYFQDVVSSKYDGGMDAKFEFTFTGDAVFSGYVFTRGGYVDLSKKLSLPLGRTLDRYEGLVLSVGGNGRSYILILEAGPLADTSQSKLYFSRFSTKAGFCRVRVPFSSFRPVKPDDPPLDPFLVHTLTIRFEPRRQKAVESRTGVKEDPRSFKLILEYVKALPTGQETDFILVSCTGSGIEPTRREQVLKAKRAGEESLRKSGLGYTIIRPGPLKEEPGGQRALIFDQGNRISQGISCADVADICVKALHDSTARNKSFDVCYEYIADQGKELYELVAHLPDKANNYLTPALSVLEKNT, from the exons ATGACCGTCGCTAAAGCCGTTATTAGCTCGAGCTTGAGCAACAGCAGCACCAGCAGTAACACCTATATCATGTACCAATGGGGCGGCCAAAGATGTTGGAGACCCATTTCTCTCCCAGTCCCAAAACCCAACTCCCAGAATCTGACAATCACCACCAGAAACCGCTCCTTACTAATTCCCAGGGCCTCTGGAGCTCCCTCTGAAAGCAACAATGGCGGCAGCAGCagtaaaaccaaaaccaagaaCAAAATCATTGATCCTCCTCcgtctgcttcttcttctggtAACGATAAAATTGATACCAGTAATAAGATTCAAGAAGAGCAAGAGCAGGAGCAGAAGCAACAGCGGAGATTGGACCTGGTAGACGTGAACCCAGTTGGGCTCGGTCGAAGATCGCGCCaactgtttgatgaagtgtggCGCAAGTTCTCTGGACTCGGGCAGATCTCGAGAACCAGTCGTGCCGATGAAAGAGACGCGCTTGACGCTCTTCTCATCAGGGAAGGACCCATGTGCGAGTTCGTCATTCCCGGCGCCCAAAACACCACCGTTTTGGTCGTCGGAGCCACTTCAAGCATTGGCCGCATAGTGGTCCGCAAGCTCATGCTCAGAGGCTACACTGTTAAG GCTCTGGTGAGGAAGGCTGATCAGGAAGTGGTGGATATGTTGCCGAGATCGGTGGAGATTGTGACTGGGGATGTGGGTGATCCTGCTACGCTATCCGACGCCGTACAAGGCTGTAACAAGATTATCTATTGCGCTACTGCACGCTCTACTATCAGCGGAGACCTCTACAGGGTTGATAACAGAGGGGTCTACAACCTCACCAAATCATTTCAG GactacaacaacaaaatggCACAATTACGAGCAGGGAAAAGTAGTAAGAGCAAGCTTACAATTACAAAGTTCAAGTCTCCAGAGTCAGTTGATGGATGGGAAGTTCGTCAGGGGACTTACTTCCAGGATGTGGTTTCTTCCAAGTATGATGGAGGAATGGATGCTAAGTTTGAGTTCACTTTTACCGGGGATGCTGTTTTCTCAG GATATGTTTTCACCAGGGGAGGGTATGTTGACCTGTCGAAGAAACTTTCACTTCCTTTGGGTCGTACTCTTGACAG GTATGAAGGTCTAGTTCTTTCTGTTGGTGGGAATGGAAGGTCTTATATATTAATTCTTGAAGCTGGTCCATTAGCAGATACATCTCAAAGTAAATTATACTTTTCTAGATTCAGCACAAAAGCAGGATTCTGTAGG GTCAGAGTACCATTTTCATCATTCCGCCCCGTGAAACCAGATGATCCACCATTAGACCCATTCCTAGTACATACATTAACCATACGTTTTGAGCCCAGAAGACAG AAAGCTGTTGAATCACGTACAGGAGTGAAGGAAGACCCAAGAAGCTTTAAGCTTATTCTGGAATACGTAAAAGCTTTGCCA ACTGGACAAGAAACGGACTTCATTTTAGTTTCATGTACGGGATCAGGAATAGAACCAACTAGAAGGGAGCAGGTTCTTAAAGCCAAGAGG GCTGGAGAAGAGTCATTGCGAAAATCAGGGCTTGGATACACAATCATTCGTCCTGGTCCCCTAAAG GAAGAACCAGGTGGACAACGTGCTCTCATATTTGATCAGGGAAACAGGATTTCTCAG GGGATCAGCTGTGCTGATGTAGCTGACATCTGTGTGAAGGCATTGCATGATTCAACTGCAAGGAACAAAAGTTTTGAT GTATGCTATGAATACATTGCCGATCAAGGGAAGGAACTTTATGAGCTG GTAGCACATTTGCCTGACAAAGCCAATAACTATCTGACACCGGCACTGTCGGTTCTAGAGAAGAATACCTGA